A window of Mucilaginibacter paludis DSM 18603 contains these coding sequences:
- a CDS encoding CoA transferase subunit A, whose amino-acid sequence MNKIVSSADEAIRDIEDGMTLMLGGFGLCGLPENCIAALVKKGVKELTCISNNAGVDDFGIGLMLKQRQVKKMISSYVGENAEFERQLLSGELDVELIPQGTLATRCMAAGYGMPAIFTPAGIGTEVAIGKEVRNFNGKDYLMELAFDADFAIVKAWKGDTLGNLVYKSTARNFNPVMAMAGKITIAEVEELVPAGQLDPDQIHTPGIYVHRIFRGVNYEKRIEHRTVRSR is encoded by the coding sequence ATGAACAAAATTGTTTCTTCGGCCGACGAAGCTATACGCGATATTGAGGACGGCATGACCTTAATGTTAGGAGGCTTCGGTTTGTGCGGTTTGCCCGAAAATTGTATAGCCGCCCTGGTAAAAAAAGGAGTGAAGGAGCTTACCTGTATCTCAAATAATGCCGGGGTTGATGATTTTGGCATAGGCCTGATGTTGAAACAACGACAGGTTAAAAAGATGATCTCATCATATGTTGGCGAAAATGCTGAATTTGAACGGCAACTATTGAGTGGTGAACTTGATGTAGAACTTATACCGCAAGGCACGCTGGCTACGCGTTGCATGGCCGCCGGTTATGGCATGCCAGCTATTTTTACCCCGGCCGGTATAGGTACCGAAGTTGCTATTGGCAAAGAAGTGCGTAATTTTAATGGCAAGGATTACCTGATGGAACTTGCCTTTGATGCAGATTTTGCCATTGTAAAAGCGTGGAAGGGAGATACCTTGGGTAACCTCGTTTATAAATCAACCGCTCGCAATTTTAATCCTGTTATGGCTATGGCAGGCAAAATTACCATTGCCGAAGTTGAAGAACTGGTGCCCGCAGGTCAGCTTGATCCCGATCAAATTCATACGCCAGGCATCTATGTCCACAGGATTTTCAGAGGTGTAAATTATGAAAAACGAATTGAACATAGAACGGTAAGAAGCCGGTAG
- a CDS encoding OmpA/MotB family protein, with amino-acid sequence MKYSILAPIALVVVVLTQSCVSNKKYTQLQSSYNQLQDKNRDLEQKYQSGQQDLTGSSTRVKSLEEQIASEKLNNSNLQEALNKCLSSTSQGNVNISKLVDEINSSNKYIQHLVNVKNTSDSLNMVLTNNLTRSLSADESKDVNVKVLKGVVYISLSDNMLYKSGSYEISEKAGATLAKIAKIITDYKGYDVLIEGNTDNLPISKPNIRNNWDLSALRASSVVQSLQNNYGVEPKRLTAGGRGEYNPVADNSTESGKAQNRRTQIIITPKLDQFMDLIGKAPEKAQ; translated from the coding sequence ATGAAATATTCCATTTTAGCGCCAATTGCGCTTGTTGTAGTCGTATTAACCCAAAGTTGTGTCAGTAATAAAAAATACACCCAATTACAAAGCAGTTACAACCAATTACAGGATAAGAACCGCGATTTAGAACAGAAATATCAAAGCGGCCAGCAGGATCTTACAGGATCGTCCACCCGTGTAAAAAGTCTTGAAGAGCAGATCGCGTCAGAAAAATTGAATAACTCTAATTTACAGGAAGCTTTAAATAAGTGCTTGTCATCAACCAGCCAGGGCAATGTGAATATTTCTAAACTGGTAGACGAGATTAACTCGTCAAACAAATATATCCAGCACCTGGTGAACGTAAAAAACACAAGTGACTCGTTGAATATGGTGTTAACGAACAACCTGACGCGTTCCTTAAGTGCCGATGAAAGCAAAGATGTGAATGTAAAAGTACTTAAAGGCGTAGTATATATATCTCTATCAGACAATATGCTTTACAAATCTGGCAGTTACGAGATTTCCGAAAAAGCTGGAGCCACTTTAGCCAAAATAGCTAAAATAATTACCGACTATAAAGGATACGATGTATTGATAGAAGGTAATACCGACAATTTGCCTATATCAAAACCCAATATCCGCAACAATTGGGACCTAAGTGCTTTAAGGGCATCATCGGTAGTACAATCGCTCCAAAACAATTACGGTGTTGAACCTAAACGTTTAACAGCTGGTGGCCGCGGAGAATATAACCCGGTGGCAGATAATTCAACAGAATCCGGAAAGGCACAAAACCGCCGCACACAGATTATCATTACGCCTAAACTGGATCAGTTTATGGATTTAATTGGCAAAGCACCTGAAAAGGCTCAATAA
- a CDS encoding PAS domain S-box protein: MEEIDLENLYNNAACGLITFKLNGTIVHANNTLLKWLGYTQDEIIDTLFSDLLFRGGKMYYNLFILPLLQLQTEVQEISFDIQTKTSTLPVLFSAVYFDANKSVGKVINAVIFKISDRKKFEAELLRQKNLVEQEVEKKTNALEEVAFNQSHLIRAPLANVMGLINLLDEESDLDYHHKAMLKLLKESAYKLDKVIKDIVFDASNQ; this comes from the coding sequence ATGGAAGAAATTGATTTGGAAAATCTGTACAATAATGCCGCTTGCGGCTTAATTACTTTCAAATTAAACGGAACAATCGTCCATGCTAACAATACTCTTTTAAAGTGGTTGGGCTATACCCAAGATGAAATAATCGATACCCTTTTCTCAGATCTTTTGTTCAGAGGAGGTAAAATGTATTACAACCTTTTTATACTACCCTTACTGCAATTACAAACCGAAGTGCAGGAGATTAGCTTTGATATTCAAACTAAAACGAGCACTCTTCCTGTTCTGTTTAGTGCTGTGTATTTCGATGCGAATAAGAGTGTGGGTAAAGTAATCAATGCTGTGATCTTTAAAATTTCTGACAGGAAAAAATTTGAAGCTGAATTATTAAGGCAAAAAAATCTTGTAGAGCAAGAAGTTGAAAAGAAAACCAATGCGCTGGAAGAAGTAGCATTTAATCAATCACATCTGATACGTGCTCCCTTGGCCAACGTAATGGGATTGATCAATCTGCTGGATGAGGAATCCGACCTTGATTATCATCATAAAGCCATGCTGAAGCTGCTTAAGGAAAGCGCCTATAAGTTAGATAAGGTAATTAAAGATATTGTTTTTGATGCCTCAAATCAGTAG
- a CDS encoding alpha/beta fold hydrolase, with translation MIDVIKRNNIRIFGEGSQPLIFAHGFGCDQNVWRHLVNSFQSQYKIILFDYVGAGKSDLSAYDSKKYASLDGYAQDVIDICEVLDLKDVVFVGHSVSCMVGVRAAILNPSYFSKLVFVTPSPCYINDGEYIGGLEETDLLDLLAVMDNNYLGWSGMIAPMVMANAERPELAEELNDNFCATDPGIAKEFARVTFLSDSREDLQKLTIPSFTLQCSDDILAPVTVGYYIQQNVLDNSLAILNATGHCPHLSAPEETISVIRSFLDAA, from the coding sequence ATGATCGATGTTATCAAAAGAAATAATATCCGGATATTTGGCGAGGGGAGCCAGCCATTAATTTTTGCCCATGGTTTCGGTTGCGACCAAAATGTGTGGAGGCACCTTGTCAACTCATTTCAATCTCAATATAAAATCATTTTGTTTGATTATGTAGGGGCGGGGAAATCTGACCTGTCTGCCTATGACTCGAAAAAATATGCTTCGTTGGATGGTTACGCGCAGGATGTTATAGACATCTGTGAGGTATTGGATCTTAAAGATGTTGTTTTTGTAGGTCACTCGGTTAGTTGTATGGTTGGTGTTAGGGCCGCTATTCTCAATCCGTCTTACTTTAGCAAACTTGTTTTTGTAACACCTTCGCCCTGTTATATTAATGATGGGGAGTATATTGGCGGGCTGGAAGAAACAGACCTGTTAGATTTATTGGCCGTAATGGATAATAATTATCTCGGCTGGTCTGGGATGATAGCCCCCATGGTGATGGCAAATGCCGAACGGCCCGAGCTTGCGGAAGAGCTCAATGATAATTTTTGCGCTACCGACCCAGGTATCGCAAAAGAATTTGCAAGAGTAACTTTTCTATCAGACAGTAGGGAAGATTTGCAAAAATTAACCATTCCAAGTTTTACGCTTCAGTGCTCGGATGATATCCTGGCCCCTGTAACTGTAGGTTATTATATTCAACAAAACGTTTTGGATAACAGCCTCGCTATTTTAAACGCCACGGGCCATTGCCCGCACTTGAGTGCTCCTGAAGAAACGATAAGCGTCATCCGGTCGTTTTTAGACGCCGCTTAA
- a CDS encoding YitT family protein, translating to MKAKDNIRDTILIILGILSAGMGLKGFLLSSHFIDGGVTGISMLLSDVTKLPISILIFVINVPFLWLGYSKLGISFAIKSTLAIAGLSLCLAFIHFPDVTHDKLLTAVFGGFFIGVGIGLAMRGGAVLDGTEIAALLVSKKTQVAKVSDIILILNVVIFSAAGFLLGIESALYSILTYLAASKMIDFILNGIEQYTGVTVVSTKSEEIRMAITENLGRGVTIYEGKSGYGKDGQINDPRDIIFTVATRLEIPSLKNEILRIDPRAFIVQQSIDDTTGGLLKKKRLH from the coding sequence ATGAAAGCTAAAGACAATATCCGAGATACCATATTAATCATCCTCGGCATACTATCTGCCGGGATGGGCCTTAAAGGATTTTTATTATCCAGCCATTTTATCGATGGCGGCGTTACCGGGATTTCGATGCTTTTGTCTGACGTAACCAAACTCCCCATCTCTATATTGATCTTTGTGATCAACGTACCTTTTTTGTGGTTGGGCTATAGTAAACTCGGAATCAGCTTCGCTATCAAAAGCACCTTAGCCATTGCAGGGCTATCCCTTTGCCTGGCTTTTATCCATTTTCCGGATGTTACCCATGATAAATTGCTGACGGCCGTTTTCGGGGGCTTTTTTATTGGTGTGGGCATAGGCCTGGCCATGCGCGGCGGCGCCGTGTTAGATGGTACCGAGATTGCCGCCCTGCTGGTGAGCAAAAAAACACAAGTAGCTAAAGTGAGCGATATTATACTGATCCTGAATGTGGTGATATTTTCGGCTGCGGGCTTTTTACTGGGCATTGAATCGGCGCTCTACTCCATCCTGACCTACCTTGCCGCATCAAAAATGATCGACTTTATTTTGAATGGTATTGAGCAATACACCGGTGTTACCGTGGTATCAACCAAAAGCGAGGAGATCCGTATGGCTATAACCGAAAACCTGGGCCGTGGCGTAACCATTTATGAAGGCAAAAGCGGATATGGAAAAGACGGGCAGATTAACGATCCGCGCGATATTATATTTACCGTAGCTACCCGGTTGGAGATCCCATCGCTCAAAAATGAAATTTTGCGTATTGATCCGCGGGCGTTTATTGTACAGCAAAGTATTGATGATACTACAGGCGGATTACTTAAAAAGAAAAGATTACATTAA
- a CDS encoding type II toxin-antitoxin system RelE/ParE family toxin: MSFKIVPLPSFLKELKRLSKKYHSLKDDLAKLGVDLNINPRSGTPLGKNCYKIRLQISSKGKGKSGGARVITHLLVTVKDETLYLLKIYDKNEQESISEAELSGLLKSIPLDDDLS; the protein is encoded by the coding sequence ATGAGCTTTAAAATTGTTCCCCTACCATCTTTTTTAAAGGAACTCAAACGGCTTTCTAAAAAATACCACTCCCTAAAAGATGATTTGGCAAAGCTCGGGGTTGATCTGAATATAAATCCAAGGTCAGGTACGCCGCTTGGAAAAAATTGCTATAAAATACGGTTACAGATTAGCAGTAAGGGCAAAGGCAAAAGCGGCGGCGCCAGGGTGATAACCCACTTATTGGTGACGGTTAAAGATGAAACTTTATACCTCCTCAAAATTTATGATAAAAACGAACAGGAAAGCATAAGCGAGGCCGAGTTAAGCGGTTTATTAAAGTCGATTCCTCTTGATGATGATCTATCTTAA
- a CDS encoding aspartate kinase codes for MQVYKFGGASVKDASGIINLSEIVRKNRETPLLIVVSAMGKTTNALEKLTRAYVDQADDMQFIFEEIKQYHYEILHQLFAPNHAVFDEVENTFVEIEWTIEDEPHDDFDFIYDQIVSIGELVSTRIVNAYLNKAGIASQWLDVRGYIHTDNTYREGKVDWAKTKQSIQQDVPALLQKGVVVTPGFLGGTSENFTTTLGREGSDYTASIFAACLNADSVTIWKDVPGVLNADPKLFEATVKYDELSYAEAIEMTYYGASVIHPKTIKPLQNAKIPLLVKPFLHPEEPGTIISETQHIVFNTPVIIVKQNQVLLSISTKDYSFISEDHLSEIFGLFASTHTKVNIMQNSAVSFTVCFDDAPEKFEKLMLGLQPAFRVKYNTELSLITVRHYKQGLLKELTTGKIVLLEQISRNTVQMVVK; via the coding sequence ATGCAGGTATATAAATTTGGAGGAGCATCGGTAAAAGATGCTTCAGGCATCATTAATTTATCCGAAATAGTTCGTAAAAACCGCGAAACGCCTTTGCTAATCGTGGTATCGGCCATGGGTAAAACCACCAATGCGCTCGAAAAACTCACGCGTGCTTATGTTGACCAGGCAGATGATATGCAATTTATTTTCGAGGAAATTAAGCAATACCATTATGAGATACTGCACCAGCTTTTTGCCCCAAACCATGCCGTTTTTGATGAGGTTGAAAATACTTTTGTAGAGATAGAGTGGACCATAGAAGATGAGCCGCATGACGATTTCGATTTTATTTATGATCAGATTGTTTCTATCGGCGAACTGGTATCCACCCGTATCGTAAATGCTTACCTAAACAAAGCGGGCATAGCCAGCCAATGGCTTGATGTACGCGGCTATATCCATACGGATAATACTTACCGCGAGGGAAAGGTAGACTGGGCCAAAACTAAACAAAGCATCCAGCAGGATGTGCCTGCCTTATTGCAAAAAGGTGTTGTTGTTACTCCGGGCTTCTTAGGTGGTACGTCCGAAAACTTTACAACCACGCTGGGGCGGGAGGGATCTGATTATACAGCTTCCATATTTGCGGCCTGCCTTAACGCCGACTCGGTAACTATCTGGAAAGACGTGCCCGGCGTATTAAATGCCGATCCGAAATTATTTGAGGCTACCGTAAAATACGATGAGCTATCTTATGCCGAGGCGATAGAGATGACTTATTACGGAGCCAGCGTTATCCATCCCAAAACCATCAAGCCGCTGCAAAATGCTAAGATACCCTTGCTGGTAAAACCCTTTTTACATCCCGAAGAGCCGGGTACTATCATCAGCGAAACTCAGCACATTGTATTTAATACCCCGGTAATTATTGTAAAACAGAACCAGGTTTTATTATCCATTTCTACCAAAGACTATTCCTTTATCTCGGAAGACCACCTCAGTGAAATTTTCGGCCTGTTTGCCAGTACGCATACCAAGGTGAACATTATGCAAAACTCGGCGGTAAGCTTTACCGTTTGTTTTGATGACGCACCCGAAAAATTCGAAAAATTGATGCTTGGCCTACAACCTGCCTTCCGCGTAAAATACAACACCGAATTATCGCTCATCACCGTAAGGCATTATAAACAAGGGTTATTGAAAGAATTAACTACAGGTAAAATTGTACTGCTGGAACAGATCAGCCGGAATACGGTACAAATGGTGGTGAAATAA
- a CDS encoding DUF3298 and DUF4163 domain-containing protein, whose translation MLKTRLFIIAGLALLLGACFNNKSKINKPDITRDTLSYAYQNIKERAADCGNKPDTGCTIAKMTYPVFVSQNALNDTIEARLLNLFLPGNRPANDLLTQAKNFVADYDKFFLDKRNKKLPRIPFYSATYTKVLRQDSSLVTLQTGGYSFAGGAHGGTLAFFINWNTKAQKIITLGDIFRTGYKQPLTATAEKIFRKNENLKDTSSLARDYFFKNNQFALNDNFLITPVGIRFLFNQYEIKPYAAGTTDLFIPYSSISNLLKPNTVVSQYIK comes from the coding sequence ATGCTTAAAACCAGGTTATTTATCATCGCAGGCTTAGCACTGCTGCTCGGGGCCTGCTTCAACAATAAATCGAAGATCAACAAGCCCGATATTACACGGGATACGCTATCTTATGCTTACCAGAATATTAAGGAACGCGCGGCCGATTGCGGTAATAAGCCCGACACGGGTTGCACCATAGCTAAAATGACATACCCTGTTTTTGTTTCGCAGAACGCGCTTAATGATACGATAGAAGCCAGGCTGCTTAACTTGTTTTTGCCCGGCAACCGCCCTGCGAATGACCTGCTAACGCAAGCCAAAAACTTTGTGGCCGATTATGATAAGTTTTTTTTAGATAAACGGAATAAAAAACTGCCTCGCATACCTTTTTACTCGGCTACATATACCAAAGTTTTAAGGCAGGACTCCAGTCTGGTTACCCTGCAAACCGGTGGTTATAGCTTTGCCGGTGGCGCTCATGGAGGCACCTTAGCCTTTTTTATCAATTGGAATACCAAGGCTCAAAAAATTATAACGTTAGGCGATATTTTTCGGACGGGATATAAACAGCCATTGACGGCAACTGCCGAAAAAATCTTCCGTAAGAATGAAAACCTGAAGGACACTTCATCGCTCGCCCGGGATTACTTTTTTAAAAACAACCAATTCGCGCTGAATGATAACTTTTTGATTACCCCGGTTGGCATCAGGTTCCTTTTTAATCAGTATGAAATTAAACCTTACGCCGCCGGAACTACCGATCTTTTTATCCCATACTCATCCATCAGCAATTTACTCAAACCTAATACGGTAGTATCACAATATATAAAATAA
- a CDS encoding GNAT family N-acetyltransferase has product MNVNLRLAQIEDCPRLLELVNELALYEKAPQEVDVSLAEFEDAGFGAEPVWKAFVAEVDQNIVGFALYYIRYSTWKGRRIYLEDLIVTESMRGQGIGKLLFESVLQETKNLNFSGMVWQVLDWNQPAINFYKKYEAGMEAGWLNASLSKDQLMLINHA; this is encoded by the coding sequence ATGAACGTAAATTTAAGGCTTGCCCAAATAGAAGATTGTCCGCGCCTGCTCGAACTGGTTAACGAACTGGCCCTGTATGAAAAAGCACCCCAGGAAGTTGACGTAAGCCTTGCCGAATTTGAAGACGCCGGTTTTGGCGCCGAGCCGGTTTGGAAAGCTTTCGTTGCCGAAGTGGATCAAAATATTGTTGGCTTTGCCTTATACTATATCCGCTACTCTACCTGGAAAGGCCGCCGCATTTATTTGGAGGACCTGATTGTTACAGAAAGCATGCGAGGTCAGGGGATTGGCAAATTATTGTTTGAGAGCGTGCTGCAAGAAACCAAAAATCTGAACTTTAGCGGTATGGTTTGGCAGGTGCTCGACTGGAACCAACCGGCCATCAATTTTTATAAAAAATACGAAGCCGGGATGGAAGCCGGCTGGCTTAATGCCTCATTATCAAAAGATCAGTTAATGCTTATCAATCATGCTTAA
- a CDS encoding YggS family pyridoxal phosphate-dependent enzyme, whose product MSIADNIKNLNKEIKLSKAKLVAVSKTKPAEDLQEAYDAGQRIFGENMVQELVEKYEKLPKDIQWHLIGHLQTNKVKYIAPFISLIESVDSLKLLQEINKQAEKNKRVIDCLLQVYIADEETKFGLSYDELIELLRSDEYTALKNIRVVGLMGIATNTDNEKQINDEFHELRVLFDGIKVSFFRKDEFFKELSMGMSSDYKIALEQGSTMIRVGSTIFGQRVIKHFKNN is encoded by the coding sequence ATGAGTATTGCAGATAATATTAAAAATTTAAATAAGGAAATTAAGCTATCAAAAGCCAAACTGGTAGCGGTATCAAAAACCAAGCCTGCCGAAGATTTGCAGGAAGCTTATGATGCCGGCCAGCGCATTTTTGGCGAAAACATGGTGCAGGAGTTGGTTGAAAAATACGAAAAGCTGCCCAAGGATATTCAATGGCACCTGATAGGCCACCTGCAAACCAACAAGGTAAAATATATAGCGCCGTTTATCAGCCTCATTGAATCGGTTGATAGCCTGAAGCTTTTACAGGAAATAAATAAACAGGCCGAAAAAAATAAGCGTGTAATTGATTGCCTGCTACAGGTTTATATTGCCGATGAGGAAACTAAATTTGGCCTGAGCTACGACGAACTGATTGAGCTGCTACGCTCGGACGAATACACCGCCTTAAAGAACATACGCGTTGTAGGTTTAATGGGGATAGCCACCAATACCGATAACGAGAAGCAGATTAATGATGAGTTTCATGAATTAAGAGTTTTGTTTGATGGTATTAAAGTGAGCTTCTTCCGGAAGGATGAGTTTTTTAAAGAGCTCTCGATGGGCATGTCGTCCGATTATAAGATAGCCTTGGAGCAGGGCAGCACCATGATCCGCGTGGGTAGTACCATCTTTGGGCAAAGGGTGATTAAACACTTTAAAAATAACTGA
- a CDS encoding DUF4296 domain-containing protein: MRFYLILFFCFSIFFIGCTEDKRKIPAGIIPEHDMAELITDIHIVDGSLYNIPQIPDSLAKHGLGLYLAVFKVHNTDTAEFKKSLKFYSTRPDILSEIYAGVNKRLDKKLDSLKKIKPKINKDSVKKAILKHKADSLQKVKPNIDSLQKVKAKAKIDSLKKASLKKKPHSSKKSKHKNKNALSK, encoded by the coding sequence ATGCGTTTTTATTTGATCTTGTTTTTTTGCTTTAGTATTTTTTTTATCGGCTGTACCGAAGATAAAAGAAAGATTCCGGCAGGTATTATACCGGAGCATGACATGGCCGAACTGATCACCGACATCCACATCGTTGACGGTAGCTTGTACAATATCCCCCAAATACCCGATAGCTTGGCTAAACACGGACTTGGCCTTTACCTCGCAGTTTTTAAGGTGCATAATACCGATACCGCAGAGTTTAAAAAGAGCTTAAAGTTTTATTCAACGCGGCCGGATATATTGAGTGAAATTTATGCAGGTGTAAATAAACGGTTGGATAAAAAGCTGGACTCGCTCAAAAAGATCAAACCGAAAATTAACAAGGATTCGGTAAAGAAGGCGATACTCAAGCACAAAGCTGATTCGCTACAAAAAGTAAAACCCAATATCGACTCCCTTCAAAAAGTTAAGGCAAAGGCTAAAATTGATTCGTTAAAAAAGGCCTCCTTAAAAAAGAAACCCCATTCATCTAAAAAAAGCAAGCATAAAAACAAAAATGCTTTATCCAAATAA
- a CDS encoding endonuclease MutS2: MLYPNNSVDKLGFTEVKELIKAHCLSEMGQQMVDKIQVMNNYDLIRKFLSQANEFKNILVNDAPLPIHHFFDIKSLATKARIEGVFLSEDEFFQVQASLNTVFAVISYFNEREGQYPDLEALFEHLPIEKVILKHIDRVIDNKGKIRPNASRELMDITAGIAKAEQEARRKIDHIFKSAGSSGWTADGSLTVRDGRLCIPLLAENKRKLKGFIHDESASGQTVYMEPEEVFVLNNRIRDLEFERRREVVKILTALTDELRPYVPLLLSYHSLLTKLDFVRAKALFAIDVDGEMPVLDNDAKIKLVNARHPLLLLSFKKEHKTVVPLNVQIDEANRVIVVSGPNAGGKSVCMKTVGLLQMMTQAGLLIPAAEASEVGVFKQIFVDIGDDQSIESDLSTYSAHLSKMKNFVENANGKTLILIDEFGTGTDPQFGGPIAEAVLESLNHKKVKGIVTTHYSNLKIFASNTEGLENASMLFDNVQMKPLYMLEVGKPGSSYAFEIAQKIGLPQNVLNLARNKIGFSQKKVDTLLVDLEREKKELYDTKVAMEKQQRKVNALLEENEKLKTYYEENKRTLISEAKQEAKNIILNANKLVENTISEIKSSNADKDKTRDLREKLNVELAKNTVKQPTPKPAVDNEIKIGDWVKLNDSETTGQVMEIARDNLIIAIGDLRTVAKRNRVQKVSKKEVPKEIRRGYTNTDSMANFSPEIDVRGKRGEEAIYEIEKYLDKAIMMGFGNLKIIHGKGDGILRKLIREYMRKYKEVDRMEDEHADRGGDGITYVYLK, translated from the coding sequence ATGCTTTATCCAAATAACAGTGTTGATAAACTCGGTTTTACCGAGGTGAAAGAATTGATTAAGGCACACTGCCTGAGTGAGATGGGCCAGCAAATGGTTGATAAGATACAGGTGATGAATAATTACGACCTGATCCGCAAGTTTTTGAGCCAGGCCAACGAATTTAAAAATATACTGGTGAATGATGCTCCGCTGCCTATTCATCATTTTTTTGATATTAAATCCTTAGCTACCAAAGCCCGCATCGAGGGCGTATTTTTAAGTGAAGATGAATTTTTCCAGGTACAGGCATCGCTGAATACGGTGTTCGCGGTTATCAGTTATTTTAACGAACGCGAAGGCCAGTACCCGGATCTGGAGGCTCTGTTTGAGCATTTACCCATCGAAAAGGTCATACTGAAACATATCGACCGGGTAATTGACAACAAAGGGAAAATAAGGCCAAACGCATCGCGCGAGTTGATGGACATTACCGCCGGTATTGCCAAAGCGGAACAAGAGGCCCGCAGAAAAATCGACCATATATTTAAAAGCGCCGGGAGCAGCGGCTGGACAGCCGACGGGAGCTTAACCGTTCGCGATGGCAGGCTTTGTATCCCCTTGCTGGCCGAAAATAAACGTAAGCTCAAAGGTTTTATCCACGATGAATCAGCCTCCGGCCAAACGGTTTATATGGAACCGGAAGAGGTTTTTGTACTCAATAACCGCATCCGCGACCTTGAATTTGAACGCCGCCGCGAGGTGGTTAAAATACTAACTGCTTTAACCGACGAGTTACGGCCCTATGTGCCCCTATTGTTATCATACCATAGCCTGCTTACCAAGCTGGACTTTGTGCGTGCCAAGGCGCTATTTGCTATTGATGTAGACGGCGAGATGCCAGTATTGGATAACGATGCCAAGATAAAGCTGGTCAATGCCCGCCACCCTTTGTTGTTACTAAGCTTTAAAAAGGAACATAAAACAGTTGTGCCGCTCAATGTACAAATTGACGAGGCTAACCGCGTTATTGTAGTTTCGGGCCCCAACGCCGGTGGTAAATCGGTTTGTATGAAAACCGTAGGCTTGTTGCAGATGATGACGCAGGCCGGTTTGCTCATTCCTGCCGCCGAAGCGAGCGAAGTAGGCGTGTTTAAGCAGATTTTTGTGGACATTGGCGATGACCAATCAATTGAAAGCGACCTGAGTACCTACAGCGCGCATTTATCCAAAATGAAAAACTTTGTGGAGAATGCCAATGGCAAAACGCTGATTCTGATAGACGAGTTTGGTACCGGTACCGATCCGCAATTTGGCGGTCCGATAGCCGAAGCTGTGCTGGAATCATTGAACCATAAAAAGGTAAAAGGGATTGTAACCACGCACTACTCCAACCTCAAAATTTTTGCCAGCAATACCGAAGGATTGGAAAATGCTTCCATGCTTTTTGATAATGTGCAGATGAAGCCGCTGTATATGCTGGAGGTGGGCAAGCCCGGTAGCTCCTACGCTTTTGAGATTGCGCAAAAAATCGGTTTGCCGCAAAACGTGCTTAACCTGGCCCGTAATAAGATAGGCTTTAGTCAGAAAAAAGTAGATACCCTGCTGGTTGACCTGGAACGCGAAAAGAAGGAGCTATACGATACCAAAGTGGCCATGGAAAAACAGCAGCGCAAAGTAAATGCCCTGCTGGAAGAGAACGAAAAACTAAAAACCTATTACGAGGAAAATAAGCGCACCTTGATCAGCGAGGCTAAGCAGGAGGCCAAAAATATTATCCTCAATGCCAACAAGCTGGTTGAAAATACCATCTCAGAAATTAAAAGCAGTAACGCCGATAAGGATAAAACCCGCGACCTGCGCGAAAAGCTGAATGTCGAGCTTGCTAAAAATACGGTTAAGCAGCCAACTCCAAAACCCGCTGTTGATAATGAGATAAAAATCGGCGACTGGGTAAAACTTAACGACTCGGAAACTACCGGCCAGGTAATGGAAATTGCCCGCGACAACCTGATCATCGCCATTGGCGATCTGCGTACCGTAGCCAAACGGAACCGCGTACAAAAGGTATCGAAAAAGGAAGTTCCGAAGGAGATCAGGAGAGGCTATACCAATACCGATTCGATGGCGAATTTTAGCCCGGAGATTGACGTGCGCGGCAAACGCGGCGAAGAAGCCATATACGAAATAGAAAAATACTTAGACAAAGCGATTATGATGGGCTTTGGCAACCTTAAAATTATCCACGGCAAAGGCGACGGCATTTTACGAAAGCTAATCCGTGAATACATGAGGAAGTATAAGGAGGTTGACCGCATGGAGGATGAGCATGCCGATAGAGGTGGCGACGGAATTACTTATGTGTATTTGAAGTGA